One window from the genome of Elaeis guineensis isolate ETL-2024a chromosome 5, EG11, whole genome shotgun sequence encodes:
- the LOC105045103 gene encoding uncharacterized protein, with translation MEFLHSLGHLFVKFHCHCISFIDCMQNQIKLVASNEPSNPNMVDQNVEANACKSCNKLISFISERVACGAHDVEMVVKRLGLWNSEEEEIDDDKECGGKCKDCMLMDEAYILLEEKEADLEELKEAFAVFDENGDGLISAKELRSVMQKLGFEEGKELEDCRKMLRAYDEDGDGKINFKEFKKLLEFAV, from the coding sequence ATGGAGTTTTTGCACAGTTTGGGCCATCTCTTTGTGAAATTCCACTGCCACTGCATAAGTTTCATCGATTGCATGCAAAACCAAATCAAGTTGGTGGCTTCAAACGAGCCTTCAAATCCGAACATGGTGGATCAAAATGTAGAAGCTAATGCTTGCAAGTCATGTAACAAGCTGATATCTTTCATTAGTGAACGAGTTGCGTGCGGTGCTCATGATGTTGAGATGGTGGTGAAGAGGCTTGGCTTGTGGAATTCTGAGGAGGAGGAGATTGATGACGACAAAGAGTGCGGTGGAAAGTGTAAAGATTGCATGCTGATGGATGAAGCCTACATCTTGTTGGAGGAGAAAGAAGCGGATTTGGAGGAGTTGAAGGAGGCTTTTGCAGTTTTTGACGAGAATGGTGATGGTTTGATATCTGCAAAGGAGCTGCGGAGTGTCATGCAGAAGTTGGGATTCGAAGAAGGAAAGGAATTAGAGGATTGCAGGAAGATGTTGAgggcttatgatgaagatggggACGGTAAGATTAATTTCAAAGAGTTCAAGAAATTGTTAGAATTCGCAGTTTAG